A single genomic interval of Corylus avellana chromosome ca10, CavTom2PMs-1.0 harbors:
- the LOC132163911 gene encoding exosome complex component RRP45A-like, translating to MEPRLANTWRLTVNEKKFIETALQSDLRIDGRRPFEYRKISIKFGREDGSTEVQLGQTHVMGFVTAQLVQPYKDRPNEGTLSIFTEFSPMADPSFEPGRPGEAAVELGRVIDRGLRESRAVDMESLCVISGKSVWSVRVDLHILDNGGNLIDGANIAALAALMTFRRPECSLGGEDGQEVIVHPPEVREPLPLIIHHLPIAVTFAFFSNETSVVIDPTHYEEAVMGGRMTATLNANNDICAIQKAGGEGVLQSVIMQCLRIAGQRAHDITTKIKNAVESYNTERALRKIKRHSNSVSLDVCDADVDVVSERSKLIPGKSIADQSMDIEGETKSSKQGQTSRIDGDAKNFIGGPSSWDPYAGGVNLDSLKASLASRGTSTPSRKEKYSRGENMSCEADPVEPPEDNSLASSPIEAAKTPLGTNGEKTLKDAVKSKNKRKKKASSAGGS from the exons ATGGAGCCGAGATTAGCCAATACATGGCGTTTAACAGTGAACGAGAAGAAATTCATCGAGACCGCTCTGCAATCGGACCTCCGAATAGACGGTCGTCGCCCTTTCGAATACCGAAAAATCTCCATCAAGTTCGGCAG AGAAGACGGCTCGACGGAAGTGCAGTTGGGTCAGACCCATGTGATGGGCTTTGTGACTGCCCAGTTGGTCCAGCCATACAAGGACAGACCCAACGAGGGCACGCTCTCCATCTTCACCGAGTTTTCTCCCATGGCCGATCCTTCATTCGAGCCGGGCCGTCCCGGAGAAGCTGCAGTGGAGTTGGGACGTGTAATAGACCGCGGTCTAAG GGAAAGCAGGGCGGTGGATATGGAATCACTTTGTGTTATTTCTGGGAAGTCAGTATGGTCGGTCCGTGTTGATCTCCACATTCTAGATAATGGGGg AAACCTTATTGATGGTGCTAATATTGCTGCTTTAGCGGCTCTCATGACATTCAGGAGGCCTGAATGTTCATTAGGAGGAGAAGATGGTCAGGAAGTGATAGTGCACCCACCTGAG GTAAGGGAGCCACTTCCTTTAATAATACATCATCTCCCTATAGCAGTGACATTTGCGTTTTTCAGTAACGAGACCAGTGTG GTGATAGACCCAACCCACTATGAAGAAGCTGTTATGGGGGGACGAATGACTGCTACACTTAATGCAAATAATGATATTTGTGCCATTCAAAAAGCTGGCGGTGAGGGTGTCTTGCAAAGTGTAATCATGCAATGTTTGCGAATTGCTGGTCAAAGGGCTCATGATATAACTACCAAGATAAAAAACGCG GTTGAATCATACAACACGGAAAGGGCATTAAGGAAGATCAAGCGCCATTCCAATTCTGTTTCTTTAGATGTCTGTGATGCTGATGTTGATGTAGTCAGTGAGAGATCAAAGCTGATACCTGGGAAAAGCATAGCTGATCAGAGTATGGATATAGAAGGTGAAACCAAATCATCTAAACAAGGGCAAACTAGCAGGATAGACGGAGATGCTAAGAACTTCATTGGAGGACCCTCAAGTTG GGATCCGTACGCTGGGGGTGTCAATTTGGATTCCCTGAAAGCTTCTCTAGCTTCACGCG GCACATCAACACCAAGTAGGAAGGAAAAATACTCGAGGGGAGAGAATATGTCATGTGAAGCTGACCCAGTTGAACCACCCGAAGATAATAGTTTAGCTTCTTCACCTATTGAGGCGGCCAAAACTCCTTTGGGGACAAATGGAGAGAAAACGTTGAAGGATGCTGTGAAGTCcaagaacaagagaaaaaagaaggcATCCTCTGCTGGTGGAAGTTAG
- the LOC132163609 gene encoding transcription initiation factor IIB isoform X2 — MGDSFCPECKRATEVVFDHSAGDTVCSECGLVLEAHSIDETSEWRTFANKSGDNDPVRVGGPSNPLLADGGLSTVISRPNGGSGDYLSSSLGRWQNRGSNPDRSLIQAFKAIATMSDRLGLVATIKDRANEIYKKVEDQKPLRGRNQDAILAACLYIACRQEDKPRTVKEICSVANGATKKEIGRAKEYIVKQLEVEMGQSMEMGTIHAGDFLRRFCSHLGMSNQAVKAAHEAVQKSEELDIRRSPISIAAAIIYMITQLSEDKKLLKDVSLATGVAEGTIRNSYKDLYPHAARLIPSWYAKEEDLKNLCSP, encoded by the exons ATGGGGGACTCCTTCTGCCCGGAGTGCAAGCGGGCCACGGAGGTGGTCTTCGACCACTCGGCGGGGGACACCGTGTGCTCCGAGTGCGGCCTCGTGCTCGAGGCCCACTCCATAGACGAGACGTCCGAGTGGCGGACATTCGCCAACAAGTCGGGCGACAACGACCCGGTTCGGGTCGGCGGGCCCTCTAATCCGCTACTGGCCGACGGTGGACTCTCCACCGTGATTTCCAGGCCCAATGGGGGGTCCGGGGACTACTTGTCGTCATCCTTGGGCCGCTGGCAGAACCGCGGCTCCAACCCGGACCGTTCGCTCATTCAGGCTTTCAAGGCCATTGCCACCATGTCTgacag GTTGGGCCTTGTTGCAACCATAAAG GATCGAGCAAATGAAATATATAAGAAAGTAGAAGATCAAAAACCTCTCAGAGGACGAAATCAGGATGCAATTTTGGCTGCTTGCCTCTATATTGCTTGTCGTCAAGAAGACAAGCCCCGCACTGTGAAAG AAATTTGTTCTGTTGCTAATGGAGCCACAAAAAAGGAAATTGGCCGCGCAAAAGAGTATATTGTGAAACAACTAGAAGTAGAGATGGGTCAGTCCATGGAAATGGGAACCATACATGCTGGGGACTTTCTG AGACGTTTTTGCTCCCATCTTGGCATGAGTAATCAAGCAGTCAAGGCTGCTCATGAAGCCGTACAGAAATCTGAAGAGCTTGATATAAG GAGGAGCCCAATATCAATTGCAGCAGCTATAATTTACATGATAACTCAGCTATCGGAAGACAAGAAACTTCTCAAAG ACGTATCTCTTGCCACCGGGGTGGCTGAGGGGACGATCAGGAATTCTTACAAGGACCTTTATCCCCACGCTGCGAGGCTAATACCAAGTTGGTATGCCAAGGAGGAAGACCTCAAGAACCTCTGTAGCCCTTAA
- the LOC132163594 gene encoding uncharacterized protein LOC132163594 isoform X1 produces the protein MSMFYLIFFIRVLFPVSCFLVLAYASWCPHHFGQQADQQFQQKTDRFWEFNEQTNSWVEVELPYDLISCLNDNCTKVGLINPILVREDDIVPEQRESLQKKDDHGGQEENSKTAVLPQRKRISLTKMSETSVWVTGESGSIYERFWNGVQWVIAPHDLPVLAGHAMSVFIVNQTILALSESGILYQMQVSENSQAIWVEFMPGLNQDTGREGEQSSEISIKSGAVSYDGVRVYFCTRKGTLLELSEVEPPRWVNHGRPPGANVAAIADAGTIRTEVVYTISSIGDLYEYDRSSKPSWKKHIWREGTGQDASLIPSMGCTLYGLSGDYSISLFLLTKGGSLVERRLHQRKWKWVVHGSPKDQHLTSITPALQDELNEKFFSLFLTTSAGFIYEYRIPKQSGIAQEEQIPDGWVSHLHPPQAKAARGIAGLQFHVGRILFPLDDGRLAELHLPGLGGETSGPTHQLNVRRKASSKYIWYIIDAPETEGWNAEYCTEQHGSTNCIIGVKDESNGIGITRSMTRWRKGSQAQAYLPPGASGSGQITSMEEYSFPDNWINTNFRLRLMHGGRSFFLITDGGLTFEYLYAENVWLWLKHDHPTAIKGALGNYNGSLYVVDTYGSLLIRERSSSELTWINCTSFRKGGKVIGGPPWDGMPGRTMRVTPEDSLFFVSKTGRLLQFTVALRKFKWKDCRNPPNSKIASIVDQEMFRENIVFVVGRNGRLYQYNKVSEVWHQHYQSQHLILSRLPGAAMRPSLLSLMGSIFMLSEDSRLVEYHWNTLDGWNWVEHGTPYTGVTLVGSPGPCFDGNQLLLIGSDGKVYLRYMDQMTWKWKSCGFPCLGNIVVDKQRQDEDICVDEDFAASLEMNAEDNNDLSENCDPKVAATRPIPFSEDSVIFELRDGRLQSLFWSCYVFSAECSTPYGAAVMHFSISFNLLDLFP, from the exons ATGTccatgttttatttaatatttttcatccGGGTCCTTTTTCCAGTAAGCTGTTTTCTGGTTCTTGCATATGCTTCATGGTGCCCTCATCATTTTGGTCAACAAGCCGATCAACAGTTCCAGCAGAAAACAGATAGGTTTTGGGAGTTTAATGAGCAAACCAACAGCTGGGTTGAAGTGGAACTGCCTTATGATCTCATCTCTTGCCTTAATGATAACTGTACTAAAGTGGGTTTGATCAATCCAATCTTAGTAAGAGAGGATGATATTGTTCCTGAACAAAGGGAGAGTTTGCAAAAGAAAGATGATCATGGAGGACAGGAGGAGAATTCTAAGACTGCTGTTCTGCCTCAGAGAAAGAGAATTTCATTGACTAAAATGTCTGAGACATCTGTTTGGGTTACTGGTGAAAGTGGCTCTATCTATGAGAggttttggaatggagtgcagtGGGTGATTGCTCCCCATGATTTACCAGTATTAGCAGGCCATGCAATGTCTGTTTTTATTGTCAATCAGACAATTCTTGCTCTATCTGAATCAGGAATTCTATATCAG ATGCAAGTCAGCGAGAACTCACAGGCAATTTGGGTAGAGTTCATGCCTGGACTGAATCAAGACACAGGTAGAGAAGGGGAGCAAAGTTCGGAGATATCAATAAAGTCTGGTGCTGTATCATATGATGGAGT GAGAGTTTATTTCTGCACAAGGAAAGGGACATTGTTAGAGCTTAGTGAGGTTGAGCCTCCAAG ATGGGTTAATCATGGCCGGCCACCGGGTGCAAATGTTGCAGCAATAGCTGATGCTGGTACTATCAGAACAGAAGTAGTGTATACCATAAG TTCTATAGGAGATCTTTATGAATATGACAGAAGCTCAAAACCATCATGGAAGAAACATATATGGAGAGAAGGAACAGGACAGGATGCTTCTCTGATTCCATCAATGGGGTGTACTTTATATGGCCTAAGTGGAGATTATTCAATATCCCTCTTTCTTTTAACTAAG GGTGGTAGTTTGGTGGAGAGACGACTACACCAAAGGAAGTGGAAATGGGTAGTCCATGGAAGTCCAAAAGATCAGCATCTGACATCTATCACACCAGCTCTGCAAGATGAGTTGAATGAAAAATTCTTCTCATTGTTTCTCACCACATCGGCTGGTTTCATTTACGAATATCGGATTCCAAAACAATCAG GTATTGCTCAAGAGGAGCAAATTCCAGATGGGTGGGTGAGTCATTTGCATCCCCCACAAGCAAAAGCTGCAAGAGGTATTGCTGGACTACAATTTCATGTTGGCAGGATACTGTTCCCACTGGATGATGGAAGACTTGCAGAACTGCATCTACCAGGCCTAGGTGGAGAAACTTCAGGGCCAACTCATCAACTTAATGTCAGAAGAAAAGCATCAAGTAAATATATATGGTATATAATAGATGCCCCAGAGACAGAAGGATGGAATGCTGAGTATTGCACAGAACAACATGGATCCACAAATTGCATCATAGGTGTAAAAGATGAGTCAAATGGCATAGGAATTACAAGGTCAATGACAAGATGGCGAAAGGGAAGCCAAGCACAAGCTTACTTACCTCCAGGTGCATCAGGTAGTGGCCAAATCACATCTATGGAAGAGTATAGTTTCCCAGATAATTGGATCAACACCAACTTCCGTCTAAGGCTGATGCATGGAGGTAGATCGTTTTTCCTAATAACAGATGGTGGTTTGACCTTTGAATATCTTTATGCTGAAAATGTATGGCTGTGGCTGAAGCATGACCACCCAACTGCTATCAAAGGTGCACTAGGAAACTACAATGGAAGTTTATATGTCGTTGACACATATGGGAGTTTGCTTATTAGGGAAAGGAGCAGCAGTGAGCTGACATGGATTAACTGCACTTCTTTTAGGAAAGGAGGGAAAGTTATTGGAGGTCCTCCATGGGATGGAATGCCAGGTAGAACCATGAGAGTAACACCAGAAGATTCACTCTTCTTTGTGAGCAAAACTGGAAGATTACTACAGTTCACA GTTGCCCTGAGGAAGTTTAAATGGAAAGATTGCCGAAACCCTCCAAACAGTAAAATTGCATCTATTGTAGACCAGGAAATGTTCAGGGAAAATATAGTGTTCGTAGTTGGAAGGAATGGTAGGCTATATCAGTATAACAAAGTGAGTGAAGTGTGGCACCAGCATTACCAGTCTCAgcatttgattctatcaagaTTGCCTGGAGCTGCCATGAGGCCATCGTTGCTATCACTTATGGGCTCAATTTTCATGCTTTCAGAAGATAGCAGGCTAGTTGAATATCACTGGAATACATTGGATGGGTGGAACTGGGTGGAACATGGAACACCATATACAGGTGTGACCTTGGTTGGTTCACCTGGCCCATGCTTTGATGGTAATCAACTGTTGTTGATTGGTTCAGATGGAAAAGTATATCTGAGGTATATGGATCAAATGACTTGGAAATGGAAGAGTTGTGGGTTTCCATGTTTGGGAAATATTGTTGTTGACAAGCAAAGACAGGATGAAGACATTTGTGTTGACGAAGATTTTGCAGCTAGCTTGGAGATGAATGCAGAAGACAATAATGATCTTAGTGAAAACTGTGATCCAAAG GTGGCAGCTACAAGGCCAATTCCATTTTCTGAAGATTCAGTTATCTTTGAGCTAAGAGATGGCAGA CTACAATCATTGTTTTGGAGCTGTTATGTCTTTTCTGCAGAATGCTCCACCCCATATGGAGCAGCTGTTATGCACTTCTCCATTTCATTCAACCTACTTGATCTCTTCCCATAA
- the LOC132163609 gene encoding transcription initiation factor IIB isoform X1, translated as MGDSFCPECKRATEVVFDHSAGDTVCSECGLVLEAHSIDETSEWRTFANKSGDNDPVRVGGPSNPLLADGGLSTVISRPNGGSGDYLSSSLGRWQNRGSNPDRSLIQAFKAIATMSDRLGLVATIKDRANEIYKKVEDQKPLRGRNQDAILAACLYIACRQEDKPRTVKEICSVANGATKKEIGRAKEYIVKQLEVEMGQSMEMGTIHAGDFLRRFCSHLGMSNQAVKAAHEAVQKSEELDIRRSPISIAAAIIYMITQLSEDKKLLKGADVSLATGVAEGTIRNSYKDLYPHAARLIPSWYAKEEDLKNLCSP; from the exons ATGGGGGACTCCTTCTGCCCGGAGTGCAAGCGGGCCACGGAGGTGGTCTTCGACCACTCGGCGGGGGACACCGTGTGCTCCGAGTGCGGCCTCGTGCTCGAGGCCCACTCCATAGACGAGACGTCCGAGTGGCGGACATTCGCCAACAAGTCGGGCGACAACGACCCGGTTCGGGTCGGCGGGCCCTCTAATCCGCTACTGGCCGACGGTGGACTCTCCACCGTGATTTCCAGGCCCAATGGGGGGTCCGGGGACTACTTGTCGTCATCCTTGGGCCGCTGGCAGAACCGCGGCTCCAACCCGGACCGTTCGCTCATTCAGGCTTTCAAGGCCATTGCCACCATGTCTgacag GTTGGGCCTTGTTGCAACCATAAAG GATCGAGCAAATGAAATATATAAGAAAGTAGAAGATCAAAAACCTCTCAGAGGACGAAATCAGGATGCAATTTTGGCTGCTTGCCTCTATATTGCTTGTCGTCAAGAAGACAAGCCCCGCACTGTGAAAG AAATTTGTTCTGTTGCTAATGGAGCCACAAAAAAGGAAATTGGCCGCGCAAAAGAGTATATTGTGAAACAACTAGAAGTAGAGATGGGTCAGTCCATGGAAATGGGAACCATACATGCTGGGGACTTTCTG AGACGTTTTTGCTCCCATCTTGGCATGAGTAATCAAGCAGTCAAGGCTGCTCATGAAGCCGTACAGAAATCTGAAGAGCTTGATATAAG GAGGAGCCCAATATCAATTGCAGCAGCTATAATTTACATGATAACTCAGCTATCGGAAGACAAGAAACTTCTCAAAG GTGCAGACGTATCTCTTGCCACCGGGGTGGCTGAGGGGACGATCAGGAATTCTTACAAGGACCTTTATCCCCACGCTGCGAGGCTAATACCAAGTTGGTATGCCAAGGAGGAAGACCTCAAGAACCTCTGTAGCCCTTAA
- the LOC132163594 gene encoding uncharacterized protein LOC132163594 isoform X2: MSMFYLIFFIRVLFPVSCFLVLAYASWCPHHFGQQADQQFQQKTDRFWEFNEQTNSWVEVELPYDLISCLNDNCTKVGLINPILVREDDIVPEQRESLQKKDDHGGQEENSKTAVLPQRKRISLTKMSETSVWVTGESGSIYERFWNGVQWVIAPHDLPVLAGHAMSVFIVNQTILALSESGILYQMQVSENSQAIWVEFMPGLNQDTGREGEQSSEISIKSGAVSYDGVRVYFCTRKGTLLELSEVEPPRWVNHGRPPGANVAAIADAGTIRTEVVYTISSIGDLYEYDRSSKPSWKKHIWREGTGQDASLIPSMGCTLYGLSGDYSISLFLLTKGGSLVERRLHQRKWKWVVHGSPKDQHLTSITPALQDELNEKFFSLFLTTSAGFIYEYRIPKQSGIAQEEQIPDGWVSHLHPPQAKAARGIAGLQFHVGRILFPLDDGRLAELHLPGLGGETSGPTHQLNVRRKASSKYIWYIIDAPETEGWNAEYCTEQHGSTNCIIGVKDESNGIGITRSMTRWRKGSQAQAYLPPGASGSGQITSMEEYSFPDNWINTNFRLRLMHGGRSFFLITDGGLTFEYLYAENVWLWLKHDHPTAIKGALGNYNGSLYVVDTYGSLLIRERSSSELTWINCTSFRKGGKVIGGPPWDGMPGRTMRVTPEDSLFFVSKTGRLLQFTVALRKFKWKDCRNPPNSKIASIVDQEMFRENIVFVVGRNGRLYQYNKVSEVWHQHYQSQHLILSRLPGAAMRPSLLSLMGSIFMLSEDSRLVEYHWNTLDGWNWVEHGTPYTGVTLVGSPGPCFDGNQLLLIGSDGKVYLRYMDQMTWKWKSCGFPCLGNIVVDKQRQDEDICVDEDFAASLEMNAEDNNDLSENCDPKVAATRPIPFSEDSVIFELRDGRLAELQRVEGTHWVWSRTIGTPTSLCIANYWTALAT; encoded by the exons ATGTccatgttttatttaatatttttcatccGGGTCCTTTTTCCAGTAAGCTGTTTTCTGGTTCTTGCATATGCTTCATGGTGCCCTCATCATTTTGGTCAACAAGCCGATCAACAGTTCCAGCAGAAAACAGATAGGTTTTGGGAGTTTAATGAGCAAACCAACAGCTGGGTTGAAGTGGAACTGCCTTATGATCTCATCTCTTGCCTTAATGATAACTGTACTAAAGTGGGTTTGATCAATCCAATCTTAGTAAGAGAGGATGATATTGTTCCTGAACAAAGGGAGAGTTTGCAAAAGAAAGATGATCATGGAGGACAGGAGGAGAATTCTAAGACTGCTGTTCTGCCTCAGAGAAAGAGAATTTCATTGACTAAAATGTCTGAGACATCTGTTTGGGTTACTGGTGAAAGTGGCTCTATCTATGAGAggttttggaatggagtgcagtGGGTGATTGCTCCCCATGATTTACCAGTATTAGCAGGCCATGCAATGTCTGTTTTTATTGTCAATCAGACAATTCTTGCTCTATCTGAATCAGGAATTCTATATCAG ATGCAAGTCAGCGAGAACTCACAGGCAATTTGGGTAGAGTTCATGCCTGGACTGAATCAAGACACAGGTAGAGAAGGGGAGCAAAGTTCGGAGATATCAATAAAGTCTGGTGCTGTATCATATGATGGAGT GAGAGTTTATTTCTGCACAAGGAAAGGGACATTGTTAGAGCTTAGTGAGGTTGAGCCTCCAAG ATGGGTTAATCATGGCCGGCCACCGGGTGCAAATGTTGCAGCAATAGCTGATGCTGGTACTATCAGAACAGAAGTAGTGTATACCATAAG TTCTATAGGAGATCTTTATGAATATGACAGAAGCTCAAAACCATCATGGAAGAAACATATATGGAGAGAAGGAACAGGACAGGATGCTTCTCTGATTCCATCAATGGGGTGTACTTTATATGGCCTAAGTGGAGATTATTCAATATCCCTCTTTCTTTTAACTAAG GGTGGTAGTTTGGTGGAGAGACGACTACACCAAAGGAAGTGGAAATGGGTAGTCCATGGAAGTCCAAAAGATCAGCATCTGACATCTATCACACCAGCTCTGCAAGATGAGTTGAATGAAAAATTCTTCTCATTGTTTCTCACCACATCGGCTGGTTTCATTTACGAATATCGGATTCCAAAACAATCAG GTATTGCTCAAGAGGAGCAAATTCCAGATGGGTGGGTGAGTCATTTGCATCCCCCACAAGCAAAAGCTGCAAGAGGTATTGCTGGACTACAATTTCATGTTGGCAGGATACTGTTCCCACTGGATGATGGAAGACTTGCAGAACTGCATCTACCAGGCCTAGGTGGAGAAACTTCAGGGCCAACTCATCAACTTAATGTCAGAAGAAAAGCATCAAGTAAATATATATGGTATATAATAGATGCCCCAGAGACAGAAGGATGGAATGCTGAGTATTGCACAGAACAACATGGATCCACAAATTGCATCATAGGTGTAAAAGATGAGTCAAATGGCATAGGAATTACAAGGTCAATGACAAGATGGCGAAAGGGAAGCCAAGCACAAGCTTACTTACCTCCAGGTGCATCAGGTAGTGGCCAAATCACATCTATGGAAGAGTATAGTTTCCCAGATAATTGGATCAACACCAACTTCCGTCTAAGGCTGATGCATGGAGGTAGATCGTTTTTCCTAATAACAGATGGTGGTTTGACCTTTGAATATCTTTATGCTGAAAATGTATGGCTGTGGCTGAAGCATGACCACCCAACTGCTATCAAAGGTGCACTAGGAAACTACAATGGAAGTTTATATGTCGTTGACACATATGGGAGTTTGCTTATTAGGGAAAGGAGCAGCAGTGAGCTGACATGGATTAACTGCACTTCTTTTAGGAAAGGAGGGAAAGTTATTGGAGGTCCTCCATGGGATGGAATGCCAGGTAGAACCATGAGAGTAACACCAGAAGATTCACTCTTCTTTGTGAGCAAAACTGGAAGATTACTACAGTTCACA GTTGCCCTGAGGAAGTTTAAATGGAAAGATTGCCGAAACCCTCCAAACAGTAAAATTGCATCTATTGTAGACCAGGAAATGTTCAGGGAAAATATAGTGTTCGTAGTTGGAAGGAATGGTAGGCTATATCAGTATAACAAAGTGAGTGAAGTGTGGCACCAGCATTACCAGTCTCAgcatttgattctatcaagaTTGCCTGGAGCTGCCATGAGGCCATCGTTGCTATCACTTATGGGCTCAATTTTCATGCTTTCAGAAGATAGCAGGCTAGTTGAATATCACTGGAATACATTGGATGGGTGGAACTGGGTGGAACATGGAACACCATATACAGGTGTGACCTTGGTTGGTTCACCTGGCCCATGCTTTGATGGTAATCAACTGTTGTTGATTGGTTCAGATGGAAAAGTATATCTGAGGTATATGGATCAAATGACTTGGAAATGGAAGAGTTGTGGGTTTCCATGTTTGGGAAATATTGTTGTTGACAAGCAAAGACAGGATGAAGACATTTGTGTTGACGAAGATTTTGCAGCTAGCTTGGAGATGAATGCAGAAGACAATAATGATCTTAGTGAAAACTGTGATCCAAAG GTGGCAGCTACAAGGCCAATTCCATTTTCTGAAGATTCAGTTATCTTTGAGCTAAGAGATGGCAGA CTGGCAGAATTGCAACGAGTAGAGGGTACACATTGGGTATGGTCTCGTACCATTGGCACTCCAACAAGCTTATGCATTGCAAATTATTGGACTGCTTTGGCAACATGA